Genomic window (Chryseobacterium bernardetii):
TATCCACCACTCCTGGCAATACTGCATTCACTCTTATTTTCCTTTTTGCAAATTCTAAAGCAGCTGATTTTACCAGACCTACTACAGCTGATTTTGTGGAACAATAACCAATTTTACCTGGTTGTCCCAATACTCCCATTACTGAAGACATAAAAACGATGCTAGCTCCCTCGTTACTAAACTTTTTCTTTGTAAAATGTCTTAATAATTCAATTCCTGAAAATACATTAAGTTTATATATCCTTTCAATTTTTTCCGGATTATATAAAGTAAGCGGTACAGTTTCTTCCATACCAGCACAATGTACTAATGCATCAAATTTCTCAGTAAAATCTAAATTTTTAAATAAATTTTCAATTTCCAAAACATCAGAAAGATCTAGAGAATAACAAATCACGTTATTCTTAGCTTCGTCCAAAAAATCTTGAATCTTTTCAAAATTCCTTGCTATGGCCACTATTTTATGTCCATCCTTTACAAGCTCTTTCATGGTTTCAAAGCCAATTCCTGAAGTAGCTCCAGTAAGAATAATATTCATTTAATCAATGTATTTTTTATAATTTTTCTGAAATTCGCATACTCTTGCTTCTTCATCGCTTAACTCTCCAATAAAAGGTGATTTTTTTACACCAATCTGTACTTTTTCACAAATTGCTTTATCTTCATCAAAAACCTTTCTGTTAAAGCCTACTAATGACTGTTTGTAAATATTTTCTAAAGTAGGATTGGCTTTTTCCCCGTCTTTTTTGGTGAGGAAAACATAACTTACAAATCTTGAAGAATTACTATCAATAGGTGTAATATAGGATAGGTTAAAAGAAATTCCATATGTACTTGAAATCAATATATTTGGAAAAACAATAAGGTGTTTATATCCTGAGATTTTATATTCTCTATTTTGATAGGGTGAATGAATTTTGGCATTTTTACCCTCATTCTCACCAGCCAGAAGGGTTGCATCCCAAACAGAATGTTCTTTAATAAAAGTAAACTCCATTCCTCCGGCTCCTAACTTTTTAAATGTTTCCTCGTGAATAAGATTTACGTGGTAGCTTTCTAAAGTATTTTCAACTAGAATTTTCCAATTGGCATGAATGTTCATTTCATTAACATCAACCAACTCTCCAAAGTTACTACTCATTTTTTCAACTTCATCAAAAAGATCTCCCATAAAATCTTTTAACTCTGAAGGGTCATTGGAAAGATTAACAAAAACAAGTTCTCCACAAAAATCTACTTTATAATCTTTAAGCTTTAAACACTCAAGCTCATCTTTTGTAAATTTAAATAAAGGCTTCTTTGGAATCCCTGTCGGTATTCCTTTATCATTGTATGCCCATCCATGGTAAGGACACATTAAAGGTCTGTTTCCTGACTTCTCAACCTGAATAATTGAGTGTCTGTGTGAACAAATATTTTTAAAAGCCCTTATTGTCCCCTTACAATTTTGTACTACAACAGGAATCCCTCCGATATCTTGTGTAATAAAATCATTTTCTTCTTTTAAAAAAGATTTAAAACCTATAAAGCACCAAGTTTGCTGAAACAGAAGTTCATATTCTTTTTCTAAAACATCATTTTTATAGTAATGTTCGGGAAGTATTAATGCTTTCATGTTTATATTTCTTTTAATGGTAAAATTTTTGTTTCTGATAAATTAATAATACAGTTCCCCCAAGATAACCCGGATCCATAACCACTACATAGAATTTTACTTTTATTTTCAAGCAAATCTAAATTAGTGGAGATCAATAAAGGAATAGTTACTCCGCTTGTATTTCCGAAGCGCTCAATATTTACCGGAACTTTATTATTATCTATTCCTAATATAGAACTTATCTGTTTGATGATAAACCTATTAGATTGATGGAAGAAAAAACCATCAATGTCTGCTAGATTCACTGATGATTCTTCTTCAATTTTTTTAATACTGGGAGCAACTTCCCTTAATGTAAAATCAAAGACCTTTGCTCCATTCATATTAAGATAAAGTTTTGATTCATTTTCAGAATCAAAACTATTCTTTGTGATATTTTTTCTATAACCTCCTTCAGGAATTATAATAGCTTCATGGTTAGCTCCATCTGAAAAGAAATTGAAATATGATTTATCTGCATTACTATTTTTTGAAACCAAAATAGCGGAAGCAGCATCACCAAACAACATATTGGTACTTTTATCGTTGGGTGATAAAATCTTTGATAAGGTTTCTCCAATGATTAATAATACTTTTTCTCCTTCTTTTAAAGTTGAAGCGATAGAAAAAGCAGTACTTAATCCTTGAATGAAACCTGCACAGCCTGCATTAACATCAAAACACAAAATTTCCTGTTGCAGTCCTAATCTACTCTGTAAAATATTGGAAGTAAAAGGAATTTTATAATCTGATGTCTGGGAAAGAAAAATAAGACTTTTAATTCTGTTTTTGTCAACCTGCTTCAATAATTCTTCTGCAGCTGCAAATCCCAAATCCGATGCAGTAACACCTTTATCTGCCCACCTTCTTTCTTTGATACCAACTGTCTTTTCAAAAACTTTTATTTCTTTTTCTGTTAACAATGTTGAAAAAAAAGAATTCCCAACTGAATGAATCGGAACACTGGAACTGATATACTCTATCGAAACATTATTAAACTCCTGAAACATAATTAATCAAATTTATCTTCTCCAATTCGTTCAACTAAAGAATTCACTGTTGTAATTTTAGCAATATCATCACCGTTTAACAATACTCCAAAGTTATCTGATACAAAACCGATAAGGATCATCGCAGCCATAGAGTCCCATTCTTCTAATTGAGAAAGATCCGTTTCCGGAGTTAAACTAATTTCTAATTCTAATTCTTCTTGTAATTGTGATGTAAAATCTGCAATATTCATTATTTTATATTCTTAAAGTTTGTTATTTATTTTAATTATTCCGCCTGACCAAGATAATCCTACTCCAAACCCTACAATTAACAGGCTGAGCTCTTTATTCTCTTTCAGACTTTCTGTATATCTTTTTAAAGCAATAGGAATTGTACATGAAACTGTATTCCCTCCATCAGACAGATCGTTATAAAAGTTTTCCTTATTTATTTTTATCCTTTTTCTAAGGAAATCTAGCATAAAAGAATTTGCCTGGTGGAATACAAATTGGTCAACTTGCCCTACTTCCATCTTATTCTCTTCCATAATCTCTTTCACAAAATTAGGAATAACTTTAGTTGTAAAATTGAAAATTTCAGGGCCATTCATATATAAATGATTATCTGTATATATGTTATCTGTACCATATCCTATTTCCTCGGCATTCGGATCTAAAGGAAATCGGCTGCATCCATTTTTAATAATCAATTTATCATAGCCAGAGCCGTCTGTTCCAAACTTAAATTTAAGAATATTGTCCTCGTCCGTTTTGCTGATAAGTGTTGCTGTTGCTGCATCTCCAAATATAGATCTGTTTGTCTTATCTTTTGGATGAATAAATTTCGAATAAGTCTCAGCAGTAACCAATAAAACATTTTCTACTTGACCAGATGAGATAAGCGCATTTGCTAAATTTACACCGTAAGTAAACCCAGAACATCCTAAATTGAAATCTAATGCTCCTATATCAGTCCTTAGTCCTAGTCTTTCCTGAAGAATACAGGCTGTTGTAGGTAGATAATATTCGGGGCTTTGTGTACAATATAGTATGTAGTCTATCTTTTGCTTATCAAAACTTTCAAACAACTTACTACAAGCTTTTTCAGCAAGGTCTAATCCTGTTTCACTTTCTTTTACAATATACCTCCTTTTAATCCCTACTTTTTCTTCAAATCTTTCGAAGTCGTAATCGGGAAAATCTTTTTTCAAATCTTCATTTGTTACTACAGTTTCAGGAAATATATATTCTATTTTTTTTATTTGTGCTCCCATATTAATTTTGATCCTTTAAATCTTCCGGCTTTAACTTATTGTTATATATCATTTTTTCTTATTAAACAATCTGGTGCATAAGCCAATGTTATCATTTATCATATAATTAATTAAAAATAAAAGTTTTTAACTCTTACACAAACTATGATTAGTCATGTTTTCCTTATCTGGAATACCTACACAAAGATAGTTTTTTCAAATAAGATACAGCAAGTCTCTTATCCCAAACTTATGGTTCTTATTATTACTGTTTATTCTAATTAAATCCATTAAAAGCTTCTGCTGTTGCCTGCCCTTCTTGAGAAATTCCTTCTTTTATAAATACTTTTTTTATAGTAAGGAAGAATATCTTTACATCCAAAAAAAAAGATAAATGATCTACATACCAAACGTCTAATTCGAATTTCCGTTTCCAAGATATTGCATTTCGTCCATTCACTTGAGCCCAACCCGTAATCCCGGGCCTAACTTCATGTCTTCGTTTTTGTTCCGAATTATATAATGGAAGATATTGAGGTAACAAGGGTCTTGGTCCTATTAATGACATATCACCTTTCAGAACATTTATTAATTGAGGAATCTCATCTAGGGAAGTTTTTCGTACAAAAGATCCAATTCCTGTCAAACGGTCAGCATCAGGTAATAAATTTCCATTTTTATCCTTTTTATCATTCATTGTCTTGAACTTAATAATACTAAAGACTTTTCCATTCTTACCAGGTCTTTTTTGGAAGAAAAAAGGTTTGCCCTGATTCGCAAAATACAAACCAATGGTAACCAGTAGGAAAATAGGACTTAAAATCAAGAAACCTAATAATGCTAAAAAAAAATCAATTATTCTTTTAAAAACAGATTTATACATAGTTCTATTTAAATTTAAACAAATTGAGCAGCATAAAGATAGTTAGTTTCTTTTTGTCTCTCATTAATTGCGTATTATATTTAAAAATCATTTTGTTCCGATTAAAATATCCACCTAAAAATGCCTTATATATTGTATATTCTTTAGTGTCTTTATCTACATATTCTATAAAATTACGTGCATGCACATCATGGTAACCATTAAGTACTTTTGAAAATTTACTTTTAATAGTACTAAGAGATATTTTGTTTAGATGTCCATGAACATTCGAGTCATGTATTCTGTAATGTATATAAGAATTTGAGTCTATACTCACCTTATAGCCATTATATCTGGCAAAGAAATATATCAGCCAATCATGTGAGAATTCATTCCAATCAGAATTATCTAAACGTTTATTTACAAATTCTTTTAATTGAAATACTAATTTTCTTGTCAATACATAGGTACATCCTGCACTTCCGCCTTCGAATAAAAAATCGTATTTTTTTTGAGGAAAATCTTTTTTCAATTCAGTTAAAGAACCGGTAGAGGTATCCCATTTTGTAAGATTGGAACAATATAAATCTGAATTTTCTTTCTGCAATATCTCAACCGCTTTCTTCATTTTTTCTGGCAGCCAAATATCATCTTGGTCTGAAAAAGCAATATAGTCAAAGTCATCATCAATAGTAAGCTCGCTCACCATTTTTAGGAAATTTTTTGCAGCAGAGCCTGTTCCTGGTATATTCTGAGAAATCAAAATTTCTGGATAGTTATGTTTTATAATTTCCAGAGTTTTGTCTTTACTTCCGTCATCACTAACAGCTACATTCACTTCTATCCCTTGTTGATTTAAGATAGAATCCATCTGTTCCCTGATATATTTCTCACCATTATAGGTTGCAAGAAGTATTTTAATTTTTATCATCTGTACTTAATAAGTTTATTAAATCCAAAACTTGATCTTTTACTTTTAACTCTGAGTTTTTAAGAGTTTCTTCAGTAGCCAAGACTATTGTATCCATTATTGATTTTTCATTCATAGGATCAAATACTAAAGAAGGATCACAAACCGCATAAGTATATGGTAAGTCAGCACCTATAATTTTACAACCCAATTCTATTCCCTCAATTAAGCCTAAACCAAAACTTTCCGCTAATGATGGATAGATCACATATTCTGTTTCTAAATACTTTTGGATTAAGTCTTCTCTTTTTACAAATCCTAAATTTTCAATAGGATATCCTTTCGAAATTGCATTATTTATTAATTGTAAAATTAATGGGAATTTTTCGCTAACTGTTACAATAAGTTTACCTTTTTGAATTTTATCATATGCTTTACAAAAGGCATTAATTAATTTGGGATGATTTTTATTAGCCTGAGCATTACTAGCATATAAGAATGTATTATTTTTTCTTATACTATCCTTATTTTCCATATCAGAAATAAGTGAAGGATAGAATGGCAGAATCTTAGCCTTATCTTTTTGTTTAAACTTTTCAACAAACTGGTTTTCCAGTGTTTTACTTTGGAAAAGCCAGGTATTGGTGTTTTTACTATATTTTTTTAATATAGCTACTTTTAAAGTATATTTTATTTTTTCAATAAAACTAAAATTTCTAGGAACATTCAATAAAATGAGATTATGAAAATAAGTATATACAATGCTCTTTTTAACAGAAATGGGAGGTGGTATATTACCTAAAACAAATATCTTATTAAATTTTTTTGAATTTAGTTTATAAAAGTTTTTTCTCTGACTTAATGATGAATTTATTATTAGCATTTCATTACTTTGCTTAACTGTAAAGTCAATAGGTAGCCTCTCATCTAATAAATAAAAGACTTTAATTTCCCTTTTTTCAAGCTCGGTTATTAAATAGTTAAGTAAAACCCTTCCTCCTCCATTGTTTATGAAAATAGCATCAATTAATAACATATTTATCCAATAGTTTTTATTACGATTTTAATCGAATATTTGACATAGAATTTAACACATACAATTTTGGGATAATATTAAGGTAAAAACTTTTTTTTCCTATAATATCATTATTATAATCCAACGAGGCAGTATACTTTGCATCTTGTGCATTTGATGGAAGACAATTTGGAATTAAAGCTATATTTTTATTTCTACCCAATTTGTAGCCATAGTTTCCTCTAACAGATTTTGTGATCACCTCTTTTTTTCCATTAAGTATATATTCTATCTCAAAGATTGTAGAAATTCCTAAAAACTGGGTACCATTCTCATTAAGAATCTCTACCTCTGCAACCAATAATTGATCATTAGCAGAAATTTTTTGATATTTTTTTTCTTTTACTCTTGCTATACCCGAATTTACAAGAGTAAACTGTTTATTCTGTTTAGCCCAATTCGCTATATCATTTTTTCTGTAACTACCAATATTGACAGCATTTTTTTTATTATTTAAATCAACCGGGATTTTAATAACTGTACCTACTTTTTTTGCAAAATCAGTAAGATAAATATTTTCTTCATTGCTCTCATTTAACCTCAAATCACATTCATCTAAGAACAATGAAACTTGGTCATAATTATATACCAGTAACCCTTTAAATGTAAAAGGTTTAAAGCTATTTGAGACACCATCAAAATTATTTCCCTTTATAAAAATTTTATTCTTGGGATTTAGGGCTGTTGTTCTAATAACAGGAAGATAGTTATTATTCTCATCTTTAAAAACAGAAGAAACATACACGGCATCTGAAATAATGGATTCAAAGTGATTTCCCTCAAAATTTACAGTTGCATTACTCACCTCTATATCTACAAGATAATTGGGAACTCTGCCATCCGAATATTTTATATTTCCCTCCATATTGTTATCCCGGATATTTACAGCATCTTTTGCGAAAGCCCCTCTAATAATTCTAGAATTATCATGACACATATTATTTTCAAAAGTAAATCCCCATGCTAAATTTCTAATACCAGCTTGCTTGTCCTTAGGCTGAATATCCGAAAAAAAAACACATTCATCATTTTGGTTAAATGCATTCTGTTTAAGTTGGACAAAAGCAACTAAATACTGATTTTGTGCCTTAAATTTTATGGCAAAATTAAATCCCGTAAAATGACATCTTTCAATAATAAAGGGCCACACAGGACCATCCCATTCTGATTGAAATAATATAGCCGTAGTATTACCTGGTTGTCTTTTTTCTAAACTACTAAATTGAATATCTGCAATTCTGATAGGATCTTTTACATTTTTATCAAAAATAATCCCTGTATTATTTTTAGGAATGATAAGTTCACTACTATTTATATTAACTGCTTTATTATTGGTTTCATTTAACCAGCTTTCCTCTCTTAATAAAGCCCCTTCACCTATAAGCTGTAGACCTCCTGTTTTAAAACTTACACTTTTTTTTAGTAAAAATTTACCAAAAGGAATAAATAGTGTTTTCCTTTTATTCTTTTCGCAAAAATCGACTGCCTTTTGAAAAGAATCACTATCATCTGTTATACCATCTCCTTTTGCACCAAAATCTTTTAAAGAAACCACCCATTTTTGATCTCCTATAATTGATTTTTGATTTTGTCCTAAAGTTAAGACTGAAAATAAAAAAAGAAATCCTTGAATAAAACTATTATAGACTTTCATAAATTTCAATATATTGATTCGAAACATGTTCAACACTAAACCGCTTAAGGTTGTCTTTACCTTTCCTGATTATTTTTATTTTTTCCTCATTGGAAAGATGTAATGCAATATTTAGTCCTTTTTTAATACTCTCAACAGAATTAGGATCAACTAAAATAACACCTTCCCCTCCAACATCACTCATTGGCAAAATATTAGAGGTAACAATCAGCGTATTTTGTGCCTGGGCTTCCAGGATTGGAAGCCCAAAACCTTCATAAATGGAAGCGAATAATAAAATATCCGTTTTTTGATATAAAGTTTTCAGCTCTTCATCATTAATATTGAAATAGTTTTGATAAATAATTTTGTTTGAATGTAATAATTCTACATACTCTGTTTCTAATTTACCAACAATAAAAACTTCAACAGGTAAATCCTTTAAGGCTTTAATTGATCTTTCTATATTTTTATTTGCACGTGTACCTACTATAAGTATTTTCGCTGTTTTTGATTTATTAGTTACCAAATCTTCTGCTATTTCCATTGTAACACAATTAGGAATTATAACCACTTTCCTTGCTACAGATGGCATTATCTCTACGATCTCTTGTTTTGTTTTTTCAGATATTGCAACAATTACTTTAGCTTTTCGAAAGGGAAGATACACCCAAAAAATTTTAAATATTAAAAATCTAATAAACGATAAATTTCTATAAAGCCCTAGATCATGAACCGTTATTACTATTTTATTTGTCTTTAAAGCTATTGCTGCAAAATGTATTTGTCCGGTAATATGAACTATCGAATCAATATTAACCGACTTTCTATAAAATAAAATACTTTTAAATAAATTAACAATACCATTTCCAAAAGGGTTTTCTATATTTTGTATATCTATTCCTCTATTTAAAATACTTTTCTTTACAAAACCAAAAAGTTTTTCAAAACTAATTTCATTGGGATTAAACTTTCTATCTAAAAATATTATCTTCATACTATACTTTTAATGCATTTTTCTAAAGAAATCTGTATTATACCAAATACCTTTATATGGATCAAATAGATCTGGATATTCCCCAATTGACTGGTACATTAATACTATTCCAAGTACATATAAAATTATCAAAAAAAACATTTTATCTAATGGCTTTTTCAAAATGATAAAAATAGAGGACATCAGTAAACATTCCATGATATTAAAATATAAACTTCCTCTACTTACCATTACATTTAATGAACTTGAAAAAAACAAATAAATTAAAATACCTACCCAATATCCATTAAATAGTAAATTGTAATTTTTAAATCGGGAAATTGTTTTTTCTCGAACAACAAAAAAGAGAAGGAAAAAGAAAAGTCTTTTAAAAACTCCCATGATAGTTAATCCATATTCACTTGCTACAGCTTTGGCACCACTCAAATAAGCTTCGGTCTTAGACATAAAATGCTCATTTATTGCACCTAAAGATCCAAAAACCTTTAAAGGGATTGGTGATACTCCAATAATAAAAGCAAGTAAAAGTCCTGAAACTATAATTTTTTTTGAAAAATATCTATTTAAAAAGAAGTAAGACCCCCCTAAATATGCTGTAGCATGAAAACTAATACTCGCTATTAATAAAAAAATAAATTTTTTCTTATTTTCATTCAACAAAAAACTCACTCCAAAAAGTATGCAAACAACTCCTAACAATTGTCTATTAGACCCCACTATCCCTAGGGAAGATATGAAGTAAAAAAGGAAAGCAGTCTGAGGATAAGGTACTATCTTTTTAAATGAAATAATTAATAAGCCATAAAAAATAATTGCATGAACAAATAAAAAGGTTGAATAACTATCCGTAATAGCCCTTACAAGCCAACTTAAGATGCCATATCCAATTTCTGTTTTCCAAATATCCAGCGCATTCCCCAAGGTATCGGATTCATGAAACAAATATTCATAAAGAAGCCAATCTGTTCCAGTATACCAACGCCCTCCAATAATTAAAACCGCTCCCAAAAAGCTAACAAATAGAAATAAATTTTGTAACTTTCCTTTTGCTATTTTAAAAATTTCAAAAAAAGAAAATATAAAAAGAATTATTGAAAATATAATATAAACCTCCATTAAATTCCTAATAAATTAAACAATTGTTTCATTCTAACATCATAAGTATGATTCTGTAAAAAATGTTTTTTCTGTATATCCGCTATTGCATGTCTTTCTTCCTGATTATTCAGATAATATTTAATCAAACCAATAGACTCCTCAATTGTATTAAAAGTAAACTTTTCATAAGGGATAATTGAGTATTCTTCCAAGGTTGGTTTATAATCACAAATCTGGAAAGCCCCAATACCAGCAATCTCAAAAAACTTAGCATTTACTGACTGAACTTCTGCATAGTGAAAGTTATTAAATACAATTTTAGATCCTAATAATACTTCTGCTTTTCTACTTCCTGTAATAAATTCATTTTGAAAGTTGGCATTTATTTTATGCAAAGGAAATCTTTTATCGGGTGTTCCAAAAAGTTTCACATTTATTCCTGCGTCTATCAACTTTTCCACCATTTTAGCCCTATAAGGATACATTGTCCCAAAACAAACTACATCAATATTGATTTTTTTTTCTAAATCTTTTTTATTTTTAAGATCAAAATGATGTATTCGCTCATTAAATGCTTCCGGCAAATAAAACGTATTCAGTCCCATTTTACTTTTCATAAAATTAACCATAAATGGATCTTTTGTAAAATAAGCGTCATATTGGGATATAAAAATCTGCTGATGTTCTAAAGTCGTTAATTGATCTGGATTGACATGTATTACTAATGTATTTTTAAGTTGTTGCTTAATAAATTCTATACATTTTGGATGAATGAATCTATAGGTACATATAACTAAATCGGGAGTTTCATCCACAATACGCTTTGATATTTTTCGAAATATACTCTCATCATATTTAGCGAATAATTTTCTTCCCCAATAATTAAATCGATAGGGAATACTTA
Coding sequences:
- a CDS encoding SDR family NAD(P)-dependent oxidoreductase, with protein sequence MKELVKDGHKIVAIARNFEKIQDFLDEAKNNVICYSLDLSDVLEIENLFKNLDFTEKFDALVHCAGMEETVPLTLYNPEKIERIYKLNVFSGIELLRHFTKKKFSNEGASIVFMSSVMGVLGQPGKIGYCSTKSAVVGLVKSAALEFAKRKIRVNAVLPGVVDTPMTQKLFSQLNEDNVKQIVEMHPLGIGKTEDVVPAIKFLISDGSKWITGQNIIIDGGYSVQ
- a CDS encoding CgeB family protein → MKIAILGSKDYDSLEFHIHDSLKHLGHKIFHIDIKDVVSIPYRFNYWGRKLFAKYDESIFRKISKRIVDETPDLVICTYRFIHPKCIEFIKQQLKNTLVIHVNPDQLTTLEHQQIFISQYDAYFTKDPFMVNFMKSKMGLNTFYLPEAFNERIHHFDLKNKKDLEKKINIDVVCFGTMYPYRAKMVEKLIDAGINVKLFGTPDKRFPLHKINANFQNEFITGSRKAEVLLGSKIVFNNFHYAEVQSVNAKFFEIAGIGAFQICDYKPTLEEYSIIPYEKFTFNTIEESIGLIKYYLNNQEERHAIADIQKKHFLQNHTYDVRMKQLFNLLGI
- a CDS encoding 3-oxoacyl-ACP synthase III family protein yields the protein MFQEFNNVSIEYISSSVPIHSVGNSFFSTLLTEKEIKVFEKTVGIKERRWADKGVTASDLGFAAAEELLKQVDKNRIKSLIFLSQTSDYKIPFTSNILQSRLGLQQEILCFDVNAGCAGFIQGLSTAFSIASTLKEGEKVLLIIGETLSKILSPNDKSTNMLFGDAASAILVSKNSNADKSYFNFFSDGANHEAIIIPEGGYRKNITKNSFDSENESKLYLNMNGAKVFDFTLREVAPSIKKIEEESSVNLADIDGFFFHQSNRFIIKQISSILGIDNNKVPVNIERFGNTSGVTIPLLISTNLDLLENKSKILCSGYGSGLSWGNCIINLSETKILPLKEI
- a CDS encoding ketoacyl-ACP synthase III yields the protein MGAQIKKIEYIFPETVVTNEDLKKDFPDYDFERFEEKVGIKRRYIVKESETGLDLAEKACSKLFESFDKQKIDYILYCTQSPEYYLPTTACILQERLGLRTDIGALDFNLGCSGFTYGVNLANALISSGQVENVLLVTAETYSKFIHPKDKTNRSIFGDAATATLISKTDEDNILKFKFGTDGSGYDKLIIKNGCSRFPLDPNAEEIGYGTDNIYTDNHLYMNGPEIFNFTTKVIPNFVKEIMEENKMEVGQVDQFVFHQANSFMLDFLRKRIKINKENFYNDLSDGGNTVSCTIPIALKRYTESLKENKELSLLIVGFGVGLSWSGGIIKINNKL
- a CDS encoding EpsG family protein; the encoded protein is MEVYIIFSIILFIFSFFEIFKIAKGKLQNLFLFVSFLGAVLIIGGRWYTGTDWLLYEYLFHESDTLGNALDIWKTEIGYGILSWLVRAITDSYSTFLFVHAIIFYGLLIISFKKIVPYPQTAFLFYFISSLGIVGSNRQLLGVVCILFGVSFLLNENKKKFIFLLIASISFHATAYLGGSYFFLNRYFSKKIIVSGLLLAFIIGVSPIPLKVFGSLGAINEHFMSKTEAYLSGAKAVASEYGLTIMGVFKRLFFFLLFFVVREKTISRFKNYNLLFNGYWVGILIYLFFSSSLNVMVSRGSLYFNIMECLLMSSIFIILKKPLDKMFFLIILYVLGIVLMYQSIGEYPDLFDPYKGIWYNTDFFRKMH
- a CDS encoding aromatic ring-hydroxylating oxygenase subunit alpha — encoded protein: MKALILPEHYYKNDVLEKEYELLFQQTWCFIGFKSFLKEENDFITQDIGGIPVVVQNCKGTIRAFKNICSHRHSIIQVEKSGNRPLMCPYHGWAYNDKGIPTGIPKKPLFKFTKDELECLKLKDYKVDFCGELVFVNLSNDPSELKDFMGDLFDEVEKMSSNFGELVDVNEMNIHANWKILVENTLESYHVNLIHEETFKKLGAGGMEFTFIKEHSVWDATLLAGENEGKNAKIHSPYQNREYKISGYKHLIVFPNILISSTYGISFNLSYITPIDSNSSRFVSYVFLTKKDGEKANPTLENIYKQSLVGFNRKVFDEDKAICEKVQIGVKKSPFIGELSDEEARVCEFQKNYKKYID
- a CDS encoding glycosyltransferase, with product MLLIDAIFINNGGGRVLLNYLITELEKREIKVFYLLDERLPIDFTVKQSNEMLIINSSLSQRKNFYKLNSKKFNKIFVLGNIPPPISVKKSIVYTYFHNLILLNVPRNFSFIEKIKYTLKVAILKKYSKNTNTWLFQSKTLENQFVEKFKQKDKAKILPFYPSLISDMENKDSIRKNNTFLYASNAQANKNHPKLINAFCKAYDKIQKGKLIVTVSEKFPLILQLINNAISKGYPIENLGFVKREDLIQKYLETEYVIYPSLAESFGLGLIEGIELGCKIIGADLPYTYAVCDPSLVFDPMNEKSIMDTIVLATEETLKNSELKVKDQVLDLINLLSTDDKN
- a CDS encoding glycosyltransferase, which codes for MIKIKILLATYNGEKYIREQMDSILNQQGIEVNVAVSDDGSKDKTLEIIKHNYPEILISQNIPGTGSAAKNFLKMVSELTIDDDFDYIAFSDQDDIWLPEKMKKAVEILQKENSDLYCSNLTKWDTSTGSLTELKKDFPQKKYDFLFEGGSAGCTYVLTRKLVFQLKEFVNKRLDNSDWNEFSHDWLIYFFARYNGYKVSIDSNSYIHYRIHDSNVHGHLNKISLSTIKSKFSKVLNGYHDVHARNFIEYVDKDTKEYTIYKAFLGGYFNRNKMIFKYNTQLMRDKKKLTIFMLLNLFKFK
- a CDS encoding glycosyl hydrolase family 28-related protein; translated protein: MKVYNSFIQGFLFLFSVLTLGQNQKSIIGDQKWVVSLKDFGAKGDGITDDSDSFQKAVDFCEKNKRKTLFIPFGKFLLKKSVSFKTGGLQLIGEGALLREESWLNETNNKAVNINSSELIIPKNNTGIIFDKNVKDPIRIADIQFSSLEKRQPGNTTAILFQSEWDGPVWPFIIERCHFTGFNFAIKFKAQNQYLVAFVQLKQNAFNQNDECVFFSDIQPKDKQAGIRNLAWGFTFENNMCHDNSRIIRGAFAKDAVNIRDNNMEGNIKYSDGRVPNYLVDIEVSNATVNFEGNHFESIISDAVYVSSVFKDENNNYLPVIRTTALNPKNKIFIKGNNFDGVSNSFKPFTFKGLLVYNYDQVSLFLDECDLRLNESNEENIYLTDFAKKVGTVIKIPVDLNNKKNAVNIGSYRKNDIANWAKQNKQFTLVNSGIARVKEKKYQKISANDQLLVAEVEILNENGTQFLGISTIFEIEYILNGKKEVITKSVRGNYGYKLGRNKNIALIPNCLPSNAQDAKYTASLDYNNDIIGKKSFYLNIIPKLYVLNSMSNIRLKS
- a CDS encoding acyl carrier protein, with the translated sequence MNIADFTSQLQEELELEISLTPETDLSQLEEWDSMAAMILIGFVSDNFGVLLNGDDIAKITTVNSLVERIGEDKFD
- a CDS encoding glycosyltransferase family 4 protein yields the protein MKIIFLDRKFNPNEISFEKLFGFVKKSILNRGIDIQNIENPFGNGIVNLFKSILFYRKSVNIDSIVHITGQIHFAAIALKTNKIVITVHDLGLYRNLSFIRFLIFKIFWVYLPFRKAKVIVAISEKTKQEIVEIMPSVARKVVIIPNCVTMEIAEDLVTNKSKTAKILIVGTRANKNIERSIKALKDLPVEVFIVGKLETEYVELLHSNKIIYQNYFNINDEELKTLYQKTDILLFASIYEGFGLPILEAQAQNTLIVTSNILPMSDVGGEGVILVDPNSVESIKKGLNIALHLSNEEKIKIIRKGKDNLKRFSVEHVSNQYIEIYESL
- a CDS encoding sugar transferase, whose translation is MYKSVFKRIIDFFLALLGFLILSPIFLLVTIGLYFANQGKPFFFQKRPGKNGKVFSIIKFKTMNDKKDKNGNLLPDADRLTGIGSFVRKTSLDEIPQLINVLKGDMSLIGPRPLLPQYLPLYNSEQKRRHEVRPGITGWAQVNGRNAISWKRKFELDVWYVDHLSFFLDVKIFFLTIKKVFIKEGISQEGQATAEAFNGFN